The genomic interval GATATGTCAGGAACTTTGTTGAGCGagtctttcaagagagaatttgatagggctcttaaagatagcggagtcaggggatatggggagaaggcaggaacggggtcctgattgtggataatcagccatgatcacattgaatgacggtgctggctcgaaaggtcgaatggcctaatcctgcacctattgtctattggatggcggtgctggctcgaagggccgcctgcgcctattgtctattgagtctcaCAGCCAGTAAAAGGATGAATAGGAAGAAACAAGACCCACTACAAACCAGACCTTATCTCTTACAAGACGTACAGTATTTGAAGGTGTACAATTATTCTGCACCTACTTCCTATTGGAGGCACGAAGGAAAGCTGAAATCCGGTGTCATCATTCATCTCGCTCCAAGGCACCTCGAGGGTGATCAAAGTCCGACCTTGAATCTTCAGGTTGGAAATGGTTCCATTCCTACAAAATGTACCAACTGGGACCTCCGACGTGTTGTCATACTGAACGTGACCCGTCACCCTGTACTGGACCAGGTCTGGACAGTGGGCGAGGTCTGTCTGCCACACTGGCGTCCCACCAAAGTTTATCCCCACACCAACCTTGTAGAGGACGTTGATGGCCCATATGTACGTGGTGTTCAACCTGGGCAGGTCCTGAGGGAGAAGGTCTTCCAGATCGTGATCCTTTCCTGCCAGAAGAGCAACGTTTGTCATTAACGGTTCAACTAATCTGAAATTAATCTAAATTGTTTACTCGTCTTTCTATCGAAAGGGAcggctttgagtttagtttagtttattgtcacgtgtaccgagggacagtgaaaggctgtgttttgttgcgtgctaaccagtcagcggaaagacaatacatgattacgatcgaggTGAGGGAGAACATTACAACGGCCAATAGCCGCACATTCTGTCCACGCGAAGCCTCCAAACACAGCGAAGAGGTCCCGGGTTTACCGCAGAATTAGTCAAGCGGAATTTCAGCAAAGCAGCCAACTACAAGCTTGGAGTAGTGTTTGGGAAACGTTCTAAAGCAGGAAATTGAGGCACAAAGATGGAGTCGGTGGGCTCGGGGTCGGTGTCCACGGTGGAGGGACTTCAATTGAGGATGAACGAGAGGTTCAAGTGTGGACAGTGTTTAACAGCCTTAAACAGCCGTGGGacctaccatcgcccgcctggggcttcaacgttgggagaaaaatggtgcaggggagagaaaagactttgtcttccatcacagtgaggaggagattcactgtgatggatgtttgtgtaaattgaattgtttgtgtgtcttgtaggaattgttttgtttgtatggctgtagaaacagagtttcgtttgagcctcactgagattcaaatgacattgaataaatattgtattgtattgtattgacattTTGTAGGATTACAGAAgctggagagaatggagagatggGGTGGAGACCAGGATCCCAGAATATTGGAGAGAAGGGGGTCACCTGGAGAGATGGTGCCATGAGGAGATCCGTTGGAGAGATGGGGAGATGAGGAGGTCCCCTGGAGAATGGGGAGATGAGGAGGTCACCTGGAGAATGGGGAGATTGGGAGGTCACCTGGAGAATGGGGAGATTGGGAGAAACCTGGAGCATGGAGAGGTCCCCTGGAGATTGAGAGGTCGCTTGGAGAATGGAGCCATGAGGAGGTCCCCttggagagatggggaggaacCTGAAGTTGCGTCTATCACCCTGGCTGCTGGTCGGCAGTGATACTCAAAGATTCAGATCCATCGTGCATTTCACAGGACTTGGCAGGAAGTGACTTGCAGCCCATGACAGACTTTTGAAAGAGTCACGTTTGTCATGCTGTTGGGAGAGCCAATTtatgcacagcaagatcccacaacgGCAGTGGACAGATGGTCTTATTTATGGCAGTGATGCCGGCCGCATGTGACCATatttcgtattatccataatgctaagtatctgggtcatacgaatccattatttgtagagtcaaaattattaaaattagaagatttggttacattcaaaacagctcagataatgtttagggccaaaaataaaaatttacctggaaacattcaaaaattatttaacgagcgtgtggggggttacaatttaagaggaatatttaactttaagaaacaaaaagtccgtacgactagaaaaaccttttgtatttcggtttgtggagtaggagtgtggaataaattgaacggggaattaaagcaatgcacaaacatgaatcattttaaaatgatatataaaaaaataattttcaaggggtacagggatggaggggatggttgacaagtgggggttgatgtttatctattgctttactattgtttcttatgtttgggtacttcagttatgaagtttgtatgtgcataatagttgtatgtatatatatgtctgtaggtattatgggaaattgcctagggtagtattattattaataattaattgatttttaaatatggtagaagtgttggagaaaaggggtgagatttaataagttattcttcttcccactccttttcgagcttgtacagacacagagttggacattggaactttgcttttgttcttctcattgctttgtaaatattgattgtaatgtccaattgtttgataatttcgattttgttactattaatgtctttaatgtctttacttgttcggaataaataaataaataaataaataaatatcaatGACGTGGACTGACACGGAGTGGTTGACATcccccgggtgggggggggggggggggggaaggtctcCTGATGACAGTCCATCAGTGACCCAGCCCACCAGTGTACGTACACTAACGGCTCAGCTGGCAGGAGTTTGAAGGTCTAGAGGTCCTGAAGTTGATGTTGAAGTTTCTGCTTACTGCATCTACAATGACAAAGCAACACGAGGTGGAAGCTGATGGCAAACAGTGCATCCTCACCAATATCTTTCCTCACATCCATGGTGAAGGCGTGCTGGGGATCTGCGCAGGTGAAGTTGATGAGGAGAGAGACATTCGGAAGGAACCGATACTCCTGATGACAAACTATATCACCATCCCCCACGATACACATTTGGCAGTCGGCAAAGCTCGGACTGCCGACGGCTTGTCTGATGTTAATGGTCACATCCAGACCGGTGGTGACCAACACCATCTCAGCACCTGTGTGACAAACCAGATCCAACATTAGTAAAGGCCTTAGAAAGATGCTTCTAAAAGCGTTACaagagtctgaagacgggtctcgaccctaaacgtcacccattccttctctccacagatgctgcctgtcccgctgagttactccagcattttaggtctttcttcagtttaaaccagcatctgcagttccttcctgcacattagaaaaggccattcggcccaccctgtcGCTGTGGACCATCACGTCTCCATCTGTGCTGATCCTATGTCCCAgcataactcagtccacatgcctGACCATTCACTTCTTtgtcaattcagttcagtttagtttattgtcacgtgtaccgaggaacagtgaaaagcatttgttgcgtgctaaccagtcagtggaaagacaatacatgattacaatcgagccatttacagtgtacagatacatgatatgggaataacatttagtgcaaggtaaagccagcaaagtccgatcaaggatagtccaagggtcaccaatgaggtagatagtagttcagcactgctctctggttgtggtaggatggttcagttgcccgataacagctgggaagaaactgtccctgaatctggatgtgtgcgttttcacacttctgtaccttttgcctgatgggagaggggagaagagggagtgaccggggtgcgattggtcattgattatgctgctggccttgccgaggccgcgtgaggtgtagatggagtcaatggaagggaggttggtttgtgtgatggtcagggctgcgtccacaattcgctgcaatttcttgcggtcttggatggagctgttcccaaaccgtgctgtgatgcatcccgatataaTGCcgactgtggtgcatctgtagaagttgatgagagttgtggggaacatgctgaacttcctaagccttgtaaggaagtagaggcgtcggtgtgctttcttggtcgttgcttcaatatgggtggtccaggagaagttgtcggTGATATTGACTCCGAGGAGTTTGAAGTTGTCTCGATGGTTGTTAACTGTAGCGAGTGtcgctgcctccaccaccttctggatCCCACCCACCCTCTGGAACGGTGTAGGAAGATTaatattcatacagcatggaagcaggcccttcagcccaacttgcccacaccgaccaacatgtcccatctacactagtcctacctgcctgcgcttggcccatatccctccaaacctttcctatccatgtacctgtccacatggcttttaaatgttgttacagtcccagcctcaactacctcctctggcagcttgttccatacacccaccaagcgttgtctgcggagggcgctcagcatcgccaaggactgctctcaccccaaccatggactgtttaccctcctaccatccgggaggcgctacaggtctctccgttgccagaccagcaggtccaggaacagcttcttcccggcggctgtcactctactcaacaacgtacctcggtgactgccaatcaccccacccccccccccggacactcctcccacaggaaaaacactatgtctgtatatatgctaatgtaaatatttattcaaatcatatgctatgtcgctcttccagggagatgctaaatgcatttcgttgtctctgtactgtacacggacaatgacaattaaagttgaatctgaatctgattctgaatctgaatctttgtgtgaaaaagttacccctcagattcctataaaatgatCTAATGGAGAAGATTCAATGTGAGTTGCATATCGATCTAAACCTGATCATTTATTCATTCTATGATTCAATGATGAAGTCTGTGAGGTTTATGCTAACCTTGCTGTTGAATTGCAttttcatatagaaacatagaaaaatagttgcaggaggaggccattcggccctttgagccagcaccgccattcattgtgatcatggctgatcatccacaatcagtaccccgttcctgccttctccccgtatcccttgattccgctagcccctagagctctatctaactctcttttaaattcattcagtgaatcggcctccactgcctgtccaatctcttaataattccacagattcacaactctctggatgaaaaagttttttctcatctcagttttaaatggcctcccctttattcttagactgtgtccccacgtgccttaaaaccacctccatcgtgccggtgccaaaacactccactgcggcgagcctcaacgacttccgcccagttgcacattACTCCCAtcgtcaccaagtgcttcgagaggctggtcctggcacacctcaaaggctgcctaccccccacattgcatccctatcagtttgcctaccgcaagaacaggagtacggaggatgccatctcaacggcacttcactccgccctctcccacctcgacaacagagacacttacgtaagaatgctgttcatcgattacagctcagcattcaacaccattataccctctaaaccgatcagcaaactcggtaacctgggcatcgacccctccctctgcaactggatactggactttctaaccaacagaccccagtctgttaggttagacaagcacacctcttcaaccctcaccctgaacaccggcgttccacagggctgtgtgctgagccccctcctctactccctcttcacctacgactgcacacctgtatatggtactaacaccatcatcaagtatgcagatgatacaacggtgattggcctcatcagcaaaaacgatgagtcagcctatagggaggaggtccagcgcctagcagcatggtgcgctgacaacaacctggcccttaactccaagaagaccaaggagctcattgtagacttcaggaagtctaggggcggcacgcacacctccatccacatcaacgggacagaggtggaacgtgtttccagcttcaggttcctgggagtcaacatctccgatgatctctcttggacccacaatacatcaactctgatcaagaaggctcaccagcgtctcttcttcctgaggagactgaagaaggtccatctgtctcctcagattctggtgaacttctaccgctgcaccatcgggagcatccttaccaactgtatcacagtatggtacggcagctgctctgtctccgaccggaaagcactgcagagggtggtgaaaattgcccaacgcatcaccggttcctcgctcccctccattgagtctgtccaaagcaagcgttgtctgcggaaggcgctcagcatcgtcaaggactgctctcaccccaaccatggactgtttaccctcctaccatccgggaggcgctacaggtctctccgttgccggaccagcaggtccaggaacagcttcttccctgcggctgtcacactactcaacactgtacctcggtgattgccaatcaccccccccccccccccccccccccggacactcctcccaccaggaaaaacaaTAATTGCACTACTGTGACTGTATGcacataaatatatttatttattgttcatatttatgtcgctcttctagggagatgctaactgcatttcgttgtctctgtactgtacactgcacaatgacaataaagtttgaatctgaatctggcccCTATATCATTTTTTTATTTCATGATGCATCACTCTGCCTCTCCCCAGCCACTTCCAGTAAAAGATATTTAAGCCCCAGCTCTATTGTGTGTGGCTGGGACTTGCCTCAATCAGCCATTTCCTTAGACTTTCCCCCCATTCTGCCCTCTCTCACAATGAGGACCGTTCCACCGATGAGCAGCCGTCCGCCAGTATCTACATGAACGTGGGTGCAGCCATGAGTCACTGCCACAGGCAGCTGTGTTCTTGTGCAGACTAATGTCTGTGGCCGACAGTGCGGTGGGGAAGTTTGGCTTCAATGCTAATAATGTGGTTTGTACAGAGAAGGCACATGGTGTGACCTTCCACCCTTGTccatggtcatagaaacatagaaaataggtgcaggaggaggccattcggcccttccgagccagcaccgccattcattgtgatcatggctgatcgtcccctatcaataacccgtgcctgccttctccccatatcccttgactccactagcccctagaactctatctaactctctcttaaatccatccagtgacttggtctccactgccctctgtggcagggaattccataaattcacaactctctgggtgaaaaagctttttctcacctcagtcttaaatgacctcgtctttattctaacactgtgcccgctggttctggacttgcccaacattgggaacatttttcctccatctagcttgtccagtccttttataattttatatgtttctataagatcccccctcatccttctaaacgccagtgaatacaagcctagtcttttcaatctttcctcatatgacagtcccgccatcccagggatcaatctcgtgaacctatgctgcactgcctcaatcacaaggttgtccttcctcaaattaggagaccaagactgtacacaatactccagatgtggtctctccagagccctatacaactgcagaagaacctctctactcctatactgaaatcctcttgttatgaaggccaacattccattagctttcttcactgcctgctgtacctgtaagccaactttcagtgaccggtgtacaaggacgcccaggtctcgctgcacctccctcttaccgaacctaaccccattgagataataatctgcccccttgattttgctgccaaagtggataacctcacaggtCCTtacggttcctcccacactggtcACCAGCTCGCTCCGGAGTGCAGGCACATTCCGTAACCGCGGGCCAAACACACGCAGGAAATGGTGCATGCCAGCGTTTGtgctgcaatcaatcccctgcattTCACTTCTCACAGAATCTCCAGcattctttgcctccatccctgctCCCAGCCACTAGTTCAATAAGTAGAGTCCAAGTCACACACGTATATATCAATGGACGGAAAGGTCGACAGGTTGGTAACTTTGCGGTTGACACCAAGCCTGCtggagttgtggacagtgagaaacatggacaataggcgcaggagtaggccattcggcccttcgagccagcaccgccattcaatatgat from Amblyraja radiata isolate CabotCenter1 chromosome 2, sAmbRad1.1.pri, whole genome shotgun sequence carries:
- the cdcp1 gene encoding CUB domain-containing protein 1; the encoded protein is MPGVALGLVLLLLRLPAPGAEMVLVTTGLDVTINIRQAVGSPSFADCQMCIVGDGDIVCHQEYRFLPNVSLLINFTCADPQHAFTMDVRKDIGKDHDLEDLLPQDLPRLNTTYIWAINVLYKVGVGINFGGTPVWQTDLAHCPDLVQYRVTGHVQYDNTSEVPVGTFCRNGTISNLKIQGRTLITLEVPWSEMNDDTGFQLSFVPPIGSRCRIIVHLQILYVL